In one window of Primulina tabacum isolate GXHZ01 chromosome 8, ASM2559414v2, whole genome shotgun sequence DNA:
- the LOC142554209 gene encoding chloroplast protein FOR GROWTH AND FERTILITY 2-like: MERAIYSNPMPSTFLSNSPFFRQHTRLYLPRKLAPCSSAPTWSPWLLLSESRPVSSISCNLHGSAFLSANCVETVLSSEDLPNGQEPKHDFLKKFVQKLSQQQKVFNAGKVILLSAICLTLFHHPALVSPAFASFPSAASGESAAVAAGGSLIRSELVSSAWTGLLAGCLHTLSGPDHLAALAPLSIGRTRMESAAVGALWGCGHDAGQLIFGLLFLLLKDRLHIEVIRTWGTRVVGLTLLIIGAMGIREASEVPAPHFATDDAECDFSRHEPLHNPTIAKKKIGFATFATGIVHGLQPDALMMILPALALPSRLAGAAFLFMFLIGTVVAMGSYTVFIGSCSQALKDRVPRITEKLTWASSLVAIALGVAILVSQFFGFSLY, translated from the exons ATGGAAAGGGCTATCTATTCTAATCCAATGCCTTCTACATTCCTTTCCAATTCTCCATTTTTTCGCCAGCATACTCGACTTTATTTGCCCCGGAAACTTGCCCCGTGTTCTTCTGCGCCCACGTGGTCTCCGTGGCTTCTGCTCTCTGAATCACGCCCAGTTAGTTCGATCTCCTGCAATCTCCATGGATCGGCTTTTCTTTCTGCGAATTGCGTTGAAACAGTGTTGTCTTCTGAGGATTTACCAAATGGGCAGGAGCCTAAGCACGATTTCCTAAAAAAGTTTGTTCAGAAACTATCTCAGCAGCAAAAG GTGTTCAATGCTGGGAAAGTGATCTTACTATCAGCTATCTGTTTAACATTATTCCACCACCCAGCACTCGTTTCACCAGCCTTTGCGAGTTTTCCTAGTGCGGCCAGTGGAGAGTCAGCAGCAGTTGCAGCTGGAGGTAGTCTCATTCGCAGTGAATTGGTGAGCAGTGCATGGACTGGCTTATTGGCCGGTTGCTTGCACACATTGTCAGGTCCTGATCATCTTGCTGCATTAGCTCCACTGTCAATAGGCCGCACAAGGATGGAAAGTGCTGCTGTTGGAGCCCTGTGGGGATGTGGCCATGACGCTGGCCAATTGATATTTGGTCTACTTTTTCTACTTTTGAAGGATAGGCTTCATATTGAGGTGATCAGAACTTGGGGAACAAGAGTGGTAGGCTTGACTCTACTCATAATTGGTGCAATGGGAATCCGGGAAGCTTCAGAAGTCCCTGCACCACATTTTGCCACGGATGATGCTGAATGTGACTTTAGTAGGCATGAACCTCTCCACAACCCCACAATTGCAAAGAAGAAGATTGGGTTTGCTACTTTCGCCACGGGGATCGTCCATGGTTTGCAGCCTGATGCACTGATGATGATCTTACCTGCACTCGCACTACCTTCTCGTTTGGCCGGCGCTGCATTTctcttcatgttcttgattggGACAGTTGTGGCTATGGGAAGTTATACGGTATTTATAGGGTCATGCAGTCAGGCACTCAAGGACAGGGTCCCTAGAATAACGGAGAAGCTCACATGGGCCTCTTCTCTTGTAGCTATTGCTTTAGGGGTTGCCATTCTTGTTAGCCAATTTTTTGGATTTAGTTTGTATTAA